From Magnolia sinica isolate HGM2019 chromosome 13, MsV1, whole genome shotgun sequence, one genomic window encodes:
- the LOC131222847 gene encoding uncharacterized protein LOC131222847 isoform X1: protein MSVLGDVGLFLSLSIDPKLYVAKMGGVASLFTAIQLVMASKLPQLQSKATQASQFVAKHGTAYYRQLLERNKQYIQDPLTVEKCNLLAKQLFYTRLASIPGRYESLWKEACQVKNLWKNRQELKIEDAGIAALFGLECFAWFCAGEIVGRGFTFTGYYV, encoded by the exons ATGAGTGTGCTAGGAGATGTtggtctctttctctctctatcgaTTGATCCAAAGTTATATGTAGCAAAAATGGGAGGTGTAGCATCATTATTTACAG CAATTCAGTTAGTCATGGCATCGAAGTTGCCTCAATTGCAATCCAAGGCCACTCAAGCCTCACAATTTGTGGCCAAGCATGGGACTGCATACTATAGGCAGCTGTTGGAGCGGAACAAGCAGTACATCCAGGATCCACTAACTGTAGAGAAATGCAACCTGTTGGCCAAACAACTGTTTTACACTCGCCTTGCCAG CATTCCAGGCCGTTATGAATCCTTATGGAAAGAAGCATGCCAGGTCAAGAATCTGTGGAAGAATAGGCAAGAGCTGAAGATTGAAGATGCCGGCATAGCAGCCTTGTTTGGGCTGGAATGCTTCGCCTGGTTCTGTGCTGGTGAGATTGTCGGGAGAGGATTCACGTTCACAGGCTACTATGTCTGA
- the LOC131222847 gene encoding uncharacterized protein LOC131222847 isoform X2: MASKLPQLQSKATQASQFVAKHGTAYYRQLLERNKQYIQDPLTVEKCNLLAKQLFYTRLASIPGRYESLWKEACQVKNLWKNRQELKIEDAGIAALFGLECFAWFCAGEIVGRGFTFTGYYV; this comes from the exons ATGGCATCGAAGTTGCCTCAATTGCAATCCAAGGCCACTCAAGCCTCACAATTTGTGGCCAAGCATGGGACTGCATACTATAGGCAGCTGTTGGAGCGGAACAAGCAGTACATCCAGGATCCACTAACTGTAGAGAAATGCAACCTGTTGGCCAAACAACTGTTTTACACTCGCCTTGCCAG CATTCCAGGCCGTTATGAATCCTTATGGAAAGAAGCATGCCAGGTCAAGAATCTGTGGAAGAATAGGCAAGAGCTGAAGATTGAAGATGCCGGCATAGCAGCCTTGTTTGGGCTGGAATGCTTCGCCTGGTTCTGTGCTGGTGAGATTGTCGGGAGAGGATTCACGTTCACAGGCTACTATGTCTGA